The Candidatus Saccharibacteria bacterium oral taxon 488 genome has a segment encoding these proteins:
- a CDS encoding cell filamentation protein Fic — protein MISGDNPNGEMVVYVGDDCKPQINVRFQGETIWLTQAQLANLFDTSRPNITMHIKNIFDEGELNEASVCKDFLLTAADGKKYTTKHYNLDLIISLGYRVKSNIATNFRIWATERLREYITKGFVMDDERLKENSGGNYWKELLERIRDIRSSEKILYRQVLDLFATSQDYNPSSKEQIEFFQIVQNKLHYAVNMLTAAEVIYSRVDSDKPFLGLTTFRGQQPTKSEAQIAKNYLMADELGILNRLVSAFFDLAELKAINHEPMRMADWVREVDKFAATYGKGVLDNPGKISHKTMLTKVAKEYESYKERMRNQELSSIEQQYLEELRAVQKRVEGKR, from the coding sequence ATGATAAGCGGCGATAATCCAAACGGCGAGATGGTGGTGTATGTTGGCGATGATTGTAAGCCGCAGATTAATGTAAGGTTCCAAGGTGAAACAATATGGCTTACTCAAGCTCAGTTAGCCAACCTTTTTGATACCTCGCGACCAAATATTACCATGCATATTAAGAATATTTTTGATGAGGGCGAGCTAAATGAGGCTTCAGTATGTAAGGATTTCTTACTAACTGCTGCAGACGGTAAAAAGTACACGACAAAACATTATAATCTTGACTTAATCATCTCGCTTGGTTACCGCGTGAAGTCAAATATAGCAACGAATTTTCGTATCTGGGCTACCGAAAGACTGCGTGAATATATTACTAAGGGCTTTGTCATGGACGATGAGCGTCTTAAAGAAAATAGTGGCGGAAATTATTGGAAAGAGCTACTTGAGCGAATTCGAGATATTCGTAGTAGTGAAAAAATATTGTATCGGCAAGTGTTAGATTTATTCGCCACCAGTCAAGATTATAATCCGAGCTCCAAAGAGCAAATAGAGTTTTTCCAGATAGTTCAGAATAAGCTGCACTACGCTGTTAATATGTTGACTGCCGCTGAGGTTATTTACTCCAGGGTTGATTCTGACAAGCCATTCTTAGGGCTCACGACGTTTCGCGGTCAGCAACCTACCAAAAGTGAAGCGCAAATTGCTAAAAACTATTTGATGGCTGATGAACTTGGCATACTCAACCGCCTCGTGAGTGCCTTTTTTGATCTCGCTGAGCTCAAGGCTATCAATCATGAACCAATGCGCATGGCTGATTGGGTGCGTGAAGTTGACAAATTTGCGGCTACCTACGGTAAGGGCGTCCTTGATAACCCGGGCAAAATATCACACAAAACCATGCTCACCAAAGTTGCCAAAGAGTATGAATCATACAAAGAACGTATGCGTAATCAAGAGCTGAGTAGTATAGAGCAGCAATATCTTGAGGAGTTGAGGGCTGTGCAGAAGAGGGTTGAGGGGAAGAGATGA
- a CDS encoding N-6 DNA methylase, with product MNTRELEKQLWAAADKLRGNISSSDYKYVVLGLIFLKYVSDAFSVRHQAAIDENYDPEDRDWYLAENIFWIPKEARWEHLVASAKQPEIGVLVDSAMEAVERDNPSLKGVLPKNYAREALDKRRLGELIDLFTNIKFDTASSKDLLGQVYEYFMGMFADSEGKHGGEFYTPRSIVKLLVEMLEPYSGRVYDPCCGSGGMFVWSEKFVEEHAGRVSDIAVYGQELNETTWRLAKMNMAIRGIDANIKRGDTLVDDQLLDLKADYILANPPFNISDWGQEHLQADPRWKYGLPPKGNANFAWIQHMIHHLSPRGTAGFVLANGSMSSQTGGEGDIRKQLVLNDMVDAIVTLPSQLFFNVAIPCCLWFVSRDRANRHGKVLFIDGRNLGKMVTRRNRELTAEDIARVAKTYHDYKTASADYTDQPGFCKVAALGEIKQHDYVLTPGRYVGVEEAEEDDELFVEKFARLTAELEGQFAKSRELEVKIKENLAKIGKEIK from the coding sequence ATGAATACAAGGGAGCTTGAAAAGCAGTTGTGGGCTGCGGCGGATAAACTACGGGGTAATATCAGCTCGTCGGATTATAAATATGTGGTATTGGGGCTGATTTTTCTAAAATATGTTTCAGATGCGTTTTCGGTGCGACATCAGGCAGCGATTGATGAGAATTATGATCCTGAAGACCGGGATTGGTATTTGGCGGAGAATATTTTTTGGATTCCCAAGGAGGCTCGTTGGGAACACCTGGTGGCGAGCGCCAAGCAGCCAGAAATTGGCGTGCTAGTCGATAGTGCCATGGAAGCAGTTGAACGCGATAATCCAAGTTTGAAAGGTGTTTTGCCGAAAAATTATGCTCGTGAAGCCCTGGACAAACGTCGCCTGGGTGAACTTATCGATTTATTTACCAATATCAAATTCGACACTGCCAGTTCCAAAGACTTGCTTGGTCAAGTGTACGAATATTTTATGGGTATGTTTGCTGACAGTGAGGGTAAGCATGGCGGTGAATTCTACACGCCGCGCTCCATCGTGAAATTGCTAGTAGAAATGCTTGAGCCATACAGCGGGCGCGTGTATGACCCATGTTGCGGTAGCGGCGGTATGTTTGTTTGGAGCGAGAAGTTTGTCGAGGAGCACGCAGGCCGCGTTAGCGATATCGCGGTGTATGGCCAGGAACTGAACGAAACGACTTGGCGACTCGCTAAAATGAATATGGCAATTCGGGGAATTGACGCGAATATCAAACGCGGCGACACCCTGGTGGATGACCAGCTTCTCGACCTGAAAGCTGATTATATCTTGGCCAATCCGCCATTTAACATCAGCGATTGGGGTCAAGAGCACTTGCAGGCTGACCCGCGCTGGAAGTATGGTCTGCCACCAAAGGGTAACGCTAACTTTGCGTGGATTCAACATATGATTCACCATTTGAGCCCGCGCGGTACTGCAGGCTTTGTGCTGGCAAACGGGAGTATGAGCAGTCAAACTGGCGGTGAAGGTGACATCCGCAAACAGCTGGTTCTTAATGATATGGTTGACGCTATCGTCACGCTGCCGAGCCAGTTGTTTTTTAATGTGGCTATACCATGCTGTCTGTGGTTTGTGTCGCGTGATCGTGCCAATCGTCACGGCAAAGTGCTGTTCATTGATGGGCGTAATTTGGGCAAAATGGTCACCCGTCGTAACCGCGAACTGACTGCGGAAGATATCGCCAGGGTAGCGAAGACATATCATGATTATAAAACCGCCAGCGCGGATTACACTGACCAGCCAGGTTTTTGCAAAGTTGCTGCACTAGGGGAAATCAAGCAGCATGATTACGTGCTGACACCCGGTCGTTACGTTGGTGTCGAAGAGGCCGAGGAAGACGATGAACTGTTTGTCGAGAAATTTGCTAGGTTGACGGCTGAGCTTGAAGGGCAGTTTGCGAAGAGCCGTGAGCTAGAGGTAAAAATAAAAGAAAATCTTGCCAAAATAGGGAAAGAAATCAAATGA
- the radC gene encoding DNA repair protein RadC — translation MKVLDKPKIDRPREKLARYGTARLSDLELLMAIIGSGNKQADVGKIARDVLKILRQKGGDVSYDDLRSVVGLGEAKIPVILASLELARRYLLDSDQPIIDSPEKAVELLADIRDKKQEYFVCLTLDGANRLIAKRVVTIGTLTASLVHPREVFADAIADRAASIIVAHNHPSGSLEASQADKDVTNRLAEAGKLLGITLNDHIIVTKTDYKSLLHSE, via the coding sequence ATGAAGGTGCTCGACAAGCCGAAAATCGACCGTCCGCGCGAGAAATTGGCGCGTTACGGTACGGCGCGGTTGAGCGACTTGGAACTGCTGATGGCGATTATTGGCAGCGGCAATAAGCAGGCAGATGTTGGTAAAATTGCGCGCGATGTGCTGAAAATTTTGCGTCAAAAAGGCGGTGATGTTTCGTATGATGATCTGCGCAGCGTGGTTGGCTTGGGCGAAGCGAAAATCCCGGTGATTCTGGCGAGTTTGGAGCTGGCGCGGCGGTACTTGCTAGATAGCGACCAGCCAATCATCGACAGCCCAGAAAAGGCCGTCGAACTGCTGGCCGACATTCGCGACAAAAAGCAGGAATATTTTGTTTGCCTGACACTGGACGGTGCGAATCGTTTGATTGCCAAGCGGGTGGTGACTATCGGCACGTTGACGGCCAGCCTGGTACACCCGCGCGAGGTCTTCGCCGATGCCATCGCCGACCGCGCTGCCTCGATCATCGTGGCGCATAATCATCCGAGCGGGAGCTTGGAGGCCAGTCAGGCTGATAAAGATGTCACGAACAGGCTGGCGGAAGCGGGAAAACTGCTTGGTATTACGCTTAATGATCATATTATTGTTACGAAAACTGACTACAAAAGTCTGCTACACTCAGAGTAA
- a CDS encoding anaerobic ribonucleoside-triphosphate reductase activating protein gives MPPNTSELAPSLSQLRVAIGGIQKLSLVDYPGHVAAALFLSGCNMRCGYCHNPELVLPERLAPSIPVEEAMIFLKSRIGRLDGVVISGGEPTVHEDLPVLCRMIKSLGFDVKLDTNGTHPDMVRGMIEEGTIDFIAMDVKGPLEKYVEIAARPIDLAAIKDNVRLMIDSGIGHEFRTTIVREQLGVADFEKIGELVKGAKRFALQHFRTGTTISPKFANYHTFTDEEFRAAKNIMERYVDECVIH, from the coding sequence ATGCCGCCGAACACCAGCGAGCTTGCGCCGTCGCTGTCCCAGCTTAGGGTGGCGATCGGCGGGATTCAGAAGCTGTCGCTGGTGGACTATCCCGGACACGTGGCGGCAGCGCTGTTTCTCTCTGGCTGCAATATGCGCTGCGGCTACTGCCATAATCCTGAACTGGTACTACCCGAGCGGTTAGCGCCAAGTATCCCAGTCGAGGAGGCGATGATATTCCTAAAATCGCGCATTGGTCGGCTAGACGGTGTGGTGATTTCTGGTGGCGAGCCGACGGTACACGAGGATTTGCCGGTGCTGTGCCGGATGATCAAGAGTCTGGGGTTTGATGTCAAGCTGGATACCAACGGTACGCATCCTGACATGGTGCGCGGTATGATTGAAGAGGGGACGATTGATTTTATCGCTATGGACGTCAAAGGTCCGTTAGAGAAATACGTAGAAATTGCGGCGCGGCCGATTGATCTAGCGGCGATCAAGGACAATGTGCGGCTGATGATTGACTCAGGGATTGGTCATGAATTTCGGACGACGATCGTCCGCGAGCAGCTGGGGGTGGCGGATTTTGAAAAGATTGGCGAGTTGGTCAAAGGCGCTAAACGGTTTGCTTTGCAGCATTTTCGCACCGGTACGACGATTAGCCCGAAGTTTGCCAACTACCACACGTTTACCGACGAAGAGTTTAGAGCTGCCAAAAACATAATGGAAAGGTACGTTGACGAATGCGTGATTCACTAA
- a CDS encoding ribonucleoside triphosphate reductase: MYKSIKKRDGRTVKFDRKKIEKAIEKAGLETGEFDAKQAVKLTDKVLAVLETRNQKRLPGVEDIQDVVEDILIDSKFKKTAKAYIIYRDQHKKLREITSNAHVDLIDKYVNNLDWKVKENSNMGYSLQGLNNYVSAEITKTYWLDKIYSPKIGRAHKEGDLHIHDLNLLSVYCVGWDLMDLLRQGFTGVKNKVASKPAKHFRSALGQVVNFFYTLQGEAAGAQAFSDFDTLLAPFIRADKLSYDEVKQALQEFVFNVNVPTRVGFQTPFTNITLDLECPKHMAGNPVIIGGEMQDTNYGDYQEEMNMLNKALLEVLSEGDANGRVFTFPIPTVNITKDFNWDNPVIENLWEASAKYGIPYFSNFINSDMDPEDARSMCCRLRIDNRQLEYRGGGLFGSNPMTGSIGVVTINLPRLALKSKNEKEFFKGLGELMDMARDSLETKRKVLEQLTDSDISLYPYTKFYLRDIKKRFNEYWKNHFSTIGLIGTNEAALNLLGVDIGTEKGKVFAEKTLDFMRDRLVEYQKETGNNYNLEATPAEGTTYRLAQLDKASFPDRAHFANGLGATVKHPFYTNSSHLPVNYTDDLFELLDLQDELQTKYTGGTVIHFFLGERMDDPQTLKKLVKMICEHYKLPYFTFSPSFSICANHGYIVGEHPACPHCGETTEVYSRVVGFLRPVSQWNNGKQAEFDMREHYDDAAEHQRACAVAVPA; the protein is encoded by the coding sequence ATGTACAAATCAATCAAAAAACGCGACGGTCGGACTGTCAAATTTGACCGTAAAAAAATTGAAAAGGCCATCGAGAAGGCGGGCCTAGAGACCGGCGAGTTTGACGCCAAGCAGGCCGTTAAATTGACTGACAAGGTATTGGCGGTACTGGAAACCCGCAATCAAAAACGTCTGCCGGGTGTCGAGGATATTCAGGATGTCGTCGAGGATATTTTGATTGATTCTAAGTTTAAGAAAACCGCCAAGGCCTACATCATTTACCGCGACCAGCATAAAAAACTGCGTGAAATTACTTCCAATGCGCACGTCGATTTGATCGATAAATACGTCAACAACTTGGACTGGAAAGTCAAAGAAAACTCCAACATGGGCTATAGTTTGCAGGGCCTGAATAATTACGTTTCGGCGGAAATTACTAAGACCTACTGGCTGGATAAAATCTATTCGCCGAAAATCGGCCGGGCGCATAAAGAGGGTGACTTGCATATTCACGACCTTAATTTGCTGAGCGTTTACTGTGTTGGCTGGGATTTGATGGACTTGCTGCGCCAAGGGTTCACTGGCGTTAAAAACAAGGTTGCCTCCAAGCCAGCCAAGCATTTCCGTTCGGCTCTTGGGCAGGTGGTCAATTTCTTTTACACTTTGCAGGGCGAAGCGGCTGGCGCTCAGGCGTTCTCTGATTTTGACACGCTCTTAGCGCCGTTCATTCGCGCTGATAAGCTGAGCTATGACGAGGTCAAGCAAGCGCTGCAAGAATTCGTCTTTAACGTTAACGTACCAACGCGGGTCGGTTTCCAGACGCCGTTTACCAACATTACGCTCGATCTGGAATGTCCAAAGCACATGGCTGGTAACCCTGTGATCATCGGCGGCGAGATGCAGGATACCAACTACGGCGATTATCAAGAAGAGATGAATATGCTTAACAAAGCGCTGCTCGAGGTGTTGTCTGAGGGCGACGCCAATGGCCGAGTCTTCACCTTCCCGATTCCGACGGTCAATATCACCAAGGATTTCAACTGGGATAATCCGGTCATTGAAAATCTTTGGGAGGCTAGTGCCAAGTACGGCATTCCGTACTTCTCAAACTTCATCAATTCCGACATGGATCCAGAGGATGCGCGCTCGATGTGCTGCCGCTTGCGCATTGATAATCGCCAGCTGGAATATCGCGGCGGCGGCTTGTTTGGCAGTAATCCGATGACCGGCTCAATCGGCGTGGTGACGATTAACCTGCCGCGCTTGGCGCTGAAATCGAAGAACGAGAAAGAGTTTTTCAAGGGCCTGGGCGAGCTGATGGATATGGCGCGCGACAGCCTGGAGACCAAACGCAAGGTGTTGGAACAGCTAACCGATTCGGATATCAGCCTGTATCCGTACACCAAGTTTTACCTGCGCGATATTAAAAAGCGCTTCAACGAGTACTGGAAGAATCACTTTTCAACCATCGGCTTGATCGGTACTAACGAAGCGGCACTGAACTTGCTGGGCGTTGACATTGGCACTGAAAAAGGTAAAGTCTTTGCCGAGAAAACGCTTGACTTCATGCGCGACCGCTTGGTGGAATACCAGAAAGAAACGGGCAATAATTACAACCTGGAGGCGACGCCAGCTGAGGGCACGACCTATCGCTTGGCGCAGCTTGACAAGGCCAGCTTCCCCGACCGAGCACACTTTGCCAATGGACTCGGCGCCACGGTCAAGCATCCGTTCTACACCAACTCTAGCCACCTACCGGTTAATTACACTGACGACCTGTTTGAGTTGCTGGACCTCCAGGACGAACTACAAACCAAATACACGGGCGGCACGGTGATTCACTTCTTCCTGGGCGAGCGCATGGATGATCCACAGACGCTGAAAAAATTAGTTAAGATGATTTGCGAACATTACAAACTGCCGTACTTTACCTTTAGCCCAAGCTTCTCGATTTGTGCTAACCACGGTTATATCGTTGGCGAACATCCGGCTTGCCCGCACTGCGGCGAAACTACCGAGGTGTACTCGCGGGTGGTTGGTTTCTTGCGCCCAGTTTCCCAGTGGAACAACGGCAAGCAAGCTGAATTTGACATGAGGGAGCATTATGACGATGCCGCCGAACACCAGCGAGCTTGCGCCGTCGCTGTCCCAGCTTAG
- a CDS encoding uridine kinase: MTTSHPLIILRGNSGCGKTSTARLLQRRLGYGTMLVSQDMVRREILRVKDSESNPAIQLIYDLCMYGNNVGYTVILEGILSNKKYGAMLRRLLNDFQGDKLVYYFDVSFAETVRRHATKPNAHEFGESEMRQWWKDQDVLDVPGEQPIGEKLAQAEIVDMIYRDVLVLSEGTNTSASHM; the protein is encoded by the coding sequence ATGACGACCTCTCATCCGCTGATCATTCTCCGCGGTAATTCTGGTTGCGGTAAAACCAGCACGGCGCGCTTGCTCCAGCGTCGGCTAGGCTACGGCACGATGCTGGTGTCGCAGGATATGGTGCGGCGGGAGATACTTCGCGTGAAAGACAGTGAAAGCAACCCGGCGATTCAGCTGATTTATGATCTGTGCATGTACGGCAATAACGTTGGTTATACGGTGATTTTGGAGGGTATTTTGAGTAATAAAAAATACGGCGCGATGCTGCGTCGGCTGCTGAATGATTTTCAGGGTGATAAGCTGGTCTATTATTTTGACGTGTCGTTTGCAGAAACGGTGCGCCGCCACGCCACTAAGCCAAACGCTCATGAATTTGGCGAATCGGAAATGCGCCAGTGGTGGAAAGATCAGGATGTTTTGGATGTGCCAGGTGAGCAGCCAATTGGCGAGAAGCTGGCTCAGGCGGAAATTGTTGATATGATTTACCGTGACGTTTTGGTATTATCAGAGGGAACAAATACTTCCGCATCTCACATGTAA
- a CDS encoding ABC transporter permease subunit: MMRQTVRQNYKLPLFLGIGISVVAVLFSALFNKFSDQLSPFINMMPAGMKAVVGDLAIGTTPEGWLSIELFPLVAMFGVVITAIILGAGVIGREEDAGTLELLLASRRTRVTIVLQKYVAMAGLLVIPPVMLCMTIVLIGPLFDFHPNLTHVAGACVSLWLLGLSFGSLTFVTQAVTGRRGLAVGVGSLIFLAMYALSITAKLIESWKDYDIWSLIHYYNIPGSLMDGLDLGKLVVLIFVSLAALGVAAIGFYRRDTGV; encoded by the coding sequence ATGATGCGGCAGACGGTGCGGCAAAATTACAAACTGCCGCTGTTTTTGGGTATTGGAATTAGCGTTGTGGCGGTGTTGTTCTCAGCGCTGTTCAATAAATTTAGCGATCAATTAAGTCCATTCATCAATATGATGCCAGCCGGCATGAAAGCGGTAGTTGGCGATTTGGCGATTGGCACCACGCCAGAGGGCTGGCTGAGTATTGAGCTGTTTCCGCTGGTGGCGATGTTCGGGGTGGTGATTACGGCGATTATTTTGGGTGCTGGGGTAATTGGTCGGGAAGAGGATGCAGGAACGCTGGAATTACTCCTCGCTAGTCGGCGGACTCGTGTGACGATTGTGCTGCAAAAATATGTGGCGATGGCAGGATTGTTGGTGATTCCTCCAGTGATGCTGTGTATGACGATTGTGCTCATCGGTCCGCTGTTCGACTTTCATCCAAACCTCACTCACGTTGCCGGGGCCTGTGTGAGCTTGTGGCTTTTGGGGCTTAGTTTTGGCAGCCTCACCTTTGTCACCCAGGCAGTGACAGGTAGGCGCGGGCTGGCCGTCGGCGTTGGTAGTCTAATTTTTCTAGCAATGTACGCCCTGTCGATTACCGCCAAGTTGATCGAAAGTTGGAAAGATTACGACATTTGGTCGCTGATCCATTACTACAACATTCCGGGCAGTTTGATGGATGGATTAGACCTAGGAAAATTGGTAGTCTTAATCTTTGTGAGCTTAGCGGCGCTTGGCGTGGCAGCGATTGGCTTTTATCGGCGAGATACGGGAGTGTAA
- a CDS encoding ATP-binding cassette domain-containing protein, giving the protein MLHGLTKRFGHKLAVDNVSLELREGEVFGFLGPNGAGKSTTIRSVMDFLRPTDGWVELLGGQSVEERTALHDQVGYLAGDIALYETMTGRKLLKFLTRTGRNVDWHYVDELAGRFEAALDRPIRQLSKGNRQKIGLIQAFMHRPKLLILDEPTSGLDPLMKQVFYDLVREVSGQGATVFVSSHDLAEVQKICHRAGFIRDGKLIAIEPIATMKHLATHCYIVTFAKKPSLAAAKKLPSITDVQHRGDEYEFTVKGDAAEFVSFIAEHKPKALRESELELEELFMRYYEGEEAKR; this is encoded by the coding sequence ATGTTACACGGGCTGACCAAGCGCTTTGGTCATAAACTGGCAGTCGACAATGTGTCGCTGGAGCTACGCGAAGGCGAGGTGTTTGGGTTTCTCGGGCCGAATGGTGCGGGTAAAAGCACGACGATTCGGTCGGTGATGGATTTCTTGAGGCCGACGGATGGCTGGGTAGAGTTGCTGGGTGGACAGAGCGTTGAGGAACGAACGGCGCTTCATGATCAGGTTGGTTATCTGGCGGGTGACATCGCGCTGTATGAAACTATGACTGGTCGGAAATTGCTGAAGTTTTTGACGCGAACGGGTCGAAATGTTGATTGGCACTATGTTGATGAATTGGCTGGGCGTTTTGAGGCGGCGCTGGATCGACCGATTCGTCAACTTTCCAAGGGTAATCGTCAGAAAATCGGCCTGATTCAAGCTTTTATGCACCGCCCGAAATTGCTGATTTTGGACGAGCCGACTAGCGGGCTGGATCCGCTGATGAAGCAGGTATTTTACGATTTGGTGCGCGAAGTTTCTGGGCAAGGCGCCACGGTGTTTGTTAGCAGCCACGATCTGGCTGAAGTGCAAAAAATTTGCCACCGCGCTGGCTTTATCCGCGATGGAAAATTGATTGCTATTGAACCTATCGCGACCATGAAACACCTGGCGACTCACTGCTACATTGTGACCTTTGCTAAAAAACCGTCCCTGGCGGCAGCTAAAAAATTACCATCCATCACCGACGTTCAACACCGTGGCGACGAATATGAATTTACCGTCAAAGGCGACGCGGCAGAGTTTGTTTCATTCATCGCCGAACATAAACCAAAAGCCCTGCGCGAATCAGAACTAGAATTAGAAGAATTATTCATGCGGTATTATGAAGGCGAGGAGGCAAAGCGATGA
- a CDS encoding ASCH domain-containing protein — MKIWHSGRESKLLDDIIAGRKTVEGRLNRGKFAEYRVGDKIHLRRDVRDAEGILHDGEPDQARVEIVAIRHYNSFLEMVQAEGYHRVIPHATSAEAAAAEYNKYYSVADQKHYGVLAVEVRSLL; from the coding sequence ATGAAAATCTGGCACTCAGGACGAGAATCAAAATTACTCGACGATATTATCGCCGGGCGGAAGACGGTTGAAGGTCGATTGAATCGCGGAAAATTTGCCGAGTATCGAGTCGGCGATAAGATTCACCTGCGCCGCGATGTTCGCGATGCCGAAGGAATACTACACGACGGCGAACCAGATCAAGCACGCGTGGAGATTGTCGCTATCCGCCACTACAATTCCTTTTTAGAAATGGTGCAGGCCGAGGGTTACCACCGTGTTATTCCGCATGCCACCAGTGCCGAAGCTGCCGCTGCCGAATACAACAAATATTATTCCGTTGCTGACCAAAAACATTATGGCGTGCTAGCAGTGGAAGTTCGCTCATTGCTCTAA
- a CDS encoding TetR family transcriptional regulator: protein MDKRQALKTAAYDVFSKKGYKETGISEIAKRAGVAVGSFYNYYDGKETIFLDVYIEENNRIRQAMMDDIDWQQDLVELVRQIFEQSRSLVSSNKILAEWHNPAVSRTLRGYYSSGKGKATNTFHQFLVETFTGRMVAEGYSEEKIQDILQVYNLFYYMDMHITEGDFPGIGRTLELLATNFVKGIFTS from the coding sequence TTGGACAAAAGACAAGCATTAAAAACAGCCGCCTATGATGTCTTCTCAAAAAAGGGATATAAAGAGACCGGTATCTCAGAAATTGCTAAACGTGCTGGCGTAGCAGTCGGTTCTTTTTACAACTACTACGACGGCAAAGAAACTATCTTTCTGGATGTGTACATTGAAGAAAACAACCGTATTCGCCAAGCGATGATGGACGACATTGATTGGCAGCAGGATTTGGTTGAACTTGTGAGACAGATTTTTGAACAGTCACGAAGTCTCGTTTCATCCAATAAAATTCTGGCGGAATGGCATAATCCAGCCGTCTCTCGTACACTACGTGGTTATTATTCTTCGGGTAAGGGTAAAGCTACGAATACCTTCCATCAATTTTTGGTCGAAACCTTTACTGGTCGCATGGTAGCAGAAGGATATTCAGAGGAAAAAATTCAGGATATTTTACAGGTTTATAATCTATTTTACTACATGGATATGCATATCACTGAAGGCGATTTTCCAGGTATTGGTAGAACACTAGAACTACTTGCCACTAACTTTGTTAAAGGGATTTTTACATCATGA
- a CDS encoding winged helix DNA-binding protein, producing MNKVKANEINLTTNEALVLQQVYEDGGDDAAMLAAQMGMPRRTAMNVLADLRHKGLMAIDQAYGDAWVRLTTRGKRLVQRIWPEAQAIAA from the coding sequence ATGAACAAGGTGAAAGCAAACGAAATCAATTTAACCACCAACGAGGCGTTGGTACTCCAGCAAGTCTACGAAGATGGCGGTGACGATGCGGCCATGCTGGCAGCGCAAATGGGTATGCCGCGCCGAACGGCGATGAATGTGCTGGCGGACTTGCGGCATAAAGGTTTGATGGCAATCGACCAAGCATACGGCGACGCTTGGGTGCGACTAACCACGCGTGGTAAACGGCTGGTACAGCGAATTTGGCCGGAAGCTCAGGCGATAGCTGCCTAA